One window of the Haloarcula halobia genome contains the following:
- a CDS encoding rhomboid family intramembrane serine protease, which yields MIQATPELPSVLTGLPLRGAAVVLVVLATGLGLRRVTGVRVPETARTRLLLGVPWGTLLTMGALVAVYLFLQGTWWHARPLVTPFRTWSYFYPLGILTSAFTHSGQSHITGNLLGTLVYGSVVEYAWGHYPRRRGVQTFSSIRTNPFARVLAIPLAAFVVGLFTALFAIGPVVGFSGVVFALAGFALVTRPVLFLGALLAGRIVDLFVRALRFPEFTARARQQFVTPWWADVAIQGHAIGMLAGVVLAAWMLRRRESQPNVPRVFFAALVFAVFQGLWAIYVPLGGARFTLFRWVGTAGVFLLALVVALAVADVEQPLEVGFERPSASLATLVLLVVIGALAFAAVPASVVTIGPEEVPDDGVTVRDYVVTYDENVRNEYAAGIWTPVETDRTAVNESGVIVASDARETWLPVVQKGQLALNGRATVVVGGVGWRERVVANRAGWVVFGNDTVYRVTLRRAGGEPKPVFASPPSTPPTTVAGRNVTVRAAEDGFVLEVWRGNQTLGVGRVPANMTTADVGGLTFERNRTRLYVGRNDTRVQIARYQTDQRER from the coding sequence ATGATACAGGCGACGCCCGAGTTGCCGAGCGTGTTGACCGGCCTCCCACTGCGTGGGGCCGCCGTAGTCCTGGTCGTCCTCGCGACCGGCCTCGGGTTGCGACGGGTGACCGGCGTGCGGGTGCCCGAGACAGCCCGGACGCGTCTCCTCCTGGGCGTGCCGTGGGGGACGCTCCTGACGATGGGGGCCCTCGTGGCCGTCTACCTGTTCCTGCAGGGGACGTGGTGGCACGCGCGCCCGCTCGTGACGCCGTTCCGGACGTGGTCGTACTTCTACCCGCTGGGCATCCTCACGAGCGCGTTCACCCACAGCGGGCAGAGCCACATCACGGGCAACCTGCTCGGGACCCTCGTCTACGGCTCTGTCGTCGAGTACGCCTGGGGTCACTACCCGCGACGGCGGGGGGTCCAGACGTTCTCCTCGATCCGGACGAACCCCTTCGCCAGGGTGCTCGCAATCCCGCTGGCGGCGTTCGTCGTCGGCCTCTTCACCGCACTGTTTGCCATCGGCCCCGTGGTCGGGTTCTCCGGCGTCGTCTTCGCGCTGGCCGGCTTTGCACTCGTGACCCGGCCGGTCCTCTTCCTGGGAGCCCTGCTGGCCGGTCGCATCGTCGACCTGTTCGTGCGTGCGCTCCGGTTCCCTGAGTTCACAGCGCGAGCGCGCCAGCAGTTCGTGACCCCGTGGTGGGCCGACGTCGCCATCCAGGGTCACGCCATCGGGATGCTGGCCGGCGTCGTGCTTGCCGCCTGGATGCTCCGACGGCGCGAGTCCCAGCCCAACGTGCCCCGCGTCTTCTTTGCGGCCCTCGTCTTCGCCGTCTTCCAGGGACTGTGGGCCATCTACGTGCCACTCGGCGGGGCCCGGTTCACGCTGTTCCGATGGGTCGGGACCGCGGGAGTGTTCCTGCTCGCGCTCGTCGTGGCGCTGGCCGTGGCCGACGTGGAGCAACCGCTCGAGGTCGGGTTCGAGCGGCCGAGCGCGTCGCTGGCGACGCTCGTGCTGCTGGTCGTCATCGGCGCCCTCGCGTTCGCGGCTGTCCCCGCGAGCGTCGTCACCATCGGGCCCGAGGAGGTCCCGGACGACGGCGTGACGGTCCGCGATTACGTCGTCACCTACGACGAGAACGTCCGAAACGAGTACGCGGCCGGCATCTGGACGCCGGTCGAGACGGACCGAACCGCCGTCAACGAGAGCGGCGTCATCGTCGCGAGCGACGCCCGCGAGACGTGGCTCCCGGTCGTCCAGAAGGGACAGCTCGCGCTGAACGGACGAGCGACGGTCGTCGTGGGCGGGGTCGGGTGGCGCGAACGCGTCGTCGCCAACCGGGCCGGGTGGGTCGTGTTCGGCAACGACACCGTCTATCGGGTCACCCTCCGTCGGGCGGGCGGCGAGCCGAAACCGGTGTTCGCGTCGCCGCCCTCGACGCCGCCGACGACCGTCGCCGGCCGGAACGTCACCGTTCGGGCAGCCGAGGATGGGTTCGTCCTCGAGGTGTGGCGGGGGAACCAGACGCTCGGCGTCGGCCGCGTCCCCGCCAACATGACCACGGCGGACGTTGGTGGGCTGACCTTCGAACGGAACCGGACGCGACTCTACGTGGGGCGCAACGACACCCGCGTCCAGATAGCGCGCTACCAGACCGACCAGCGCGAGCGGTGA
- the dph2 gene encoding diphthamide biosynthesis enzyme Dph2: MSQERTEGDLRNTGLSLKHDREWDYELDRIVDAVVERDAATVGLQFPEGLKRRGPAVADDLRAELPDDVQVMISGQPCYGACDLDTYLMRRTDVFVHFGHSPMKESEKIIYVPLFSNVDVFPIMEQAHEEELAPPEDDPDVGLVTTAQHMNKFGEMREWLEDRGYEVHTRKGDDRLTHEGQVLGCNYASADVDAGQILYVGGGKFHPLGLAMEHPDKKVIIADPVNNALTVADTEQFMKQRYASVHKAMDAETWGVIFCTKIGQGRWEQAQEIVENNDDAYIITMDEVTPDRLTNFGMDAYVNTGCPRITTDDGPQFKKPMLTPGEYEIAIGEKPLEELEFDTFHGTW, translated from the coding sequence ATGAGCCAGGAACGGACCGAGGGCGACCTCCGCAACACGGGCCTCTCGCTGAAGCACGACCGCGAGTGGGACTACGAACTCGACCGCATCGTCGACGCGGTCGTCGAGCGGGACGCCGCGACCGTCGGCCTCCAGTTCCCGGAGGGGCTGAAACGGCGTGGTCCCGCCGTCGCCGACGACCTCCGGGCGGAACTGCCCGACGACGTCCAGGTGATGATATCCGGTCAGCCGTGTTACGGCGCCTGCGACCTCGATACGTACCTGATGCGCCGGACCGACGTCTTCGTCCACTTCGGCCACTCCCCGATGAAGGAGTCCGAGAAGATCATCTACGTGCCCCTGTTCTCGAACGTCGACGTCTTCCCCATCATGGAGCAGGCCCACGAGGAGGAGCTCGCACCCCCCGAGGACGACCCCGACGTGGGTCTCGTGACGACGGCCCAGCACATGAACAAGTTCGGCGAGATGCGCGAGTGGCTCGAGGACCGGGGCTACGAGGTCCACACGCGCAAGGGCGACGACCGCCTCACCCACGAGGGCCAGGTGCTGGGCTGTAACTACGCCTCGGCGGACGTCGACGCCGGCCAGATTCTCTACGTCGGCGGGGGGAAGTTCCACCCGCTGGGCCTCGCGATGGAACACCCCGACAAGAAGGTAATCATCGCGGACCCGGTCAACAACGCACTGACCGTCGCCGACACGGAGCAGTTCATGAAACAGCGCTACGCGTCGGTCCACAAGGCGATGGACGCCGAGACCTGGGGCGTCATCTTCTGTACGAAGATCGGGCAGGGCCGCTGGGAACAGGCCCAGGAGATCGTCGAGAACAACGACGACGCCTACATCATCACGATGGACGAGGTCACCCCCGACCGCCTGACCAACTTCGGGATGGACGCCTACGTCAACACCGGCTGTCCGCGCATCACGACCGACGACGGGCCGCAGTTCAAGAAGCCGATGCTGACCCCCGGCGAGTACGAGATCGCAATCGGCGAGAAACCGCTCGAGGAACTCGAGTTCGACACGTTCCACGGCACCTGGTAG
- the aglJ gene encoding S-layer glycoprotein N-glycosyltransferase AglJ — MADRDDVCVLLPTYNEAETIGSVVTGFREAGFDNVLVVDGGSSDDTRDIAAAAGARVVEQSGSGKGQAVREAVRRWIDEPYVLMADGDATYRSEEADRMLEPLLYGDAEHVIGDRFANMLPGAMTRLNMVGNRFINRAFAVIHGRDMGDILSGYRAFTRESFERLSLSADGFGIETEMAVECVKHNVRTAVVPITYEPRPEESDTNLHPLRDGATIILTLYQMAKTNNPLFYFGSVGLSSILLGAVLAAYVAYDWFVNSTSHEVIALVGGVAILLGLQLLMFGVLSDMIVAVNREQTRQLEDIARKLTEEDGSDQRSGSVETEPTVTTSESKD, encoded by the coding sequence ATGGCCGACCGTGACGACGTCTGCGTGTTGCTGCCGACCTACAACGAGGCAGAGACCATCGGGTCTGTCGTCACGGGCTTTCGCGAGGCCGGATTCGACAACGTCCTCGTCGTCGACGGCGGGTCGAGCGACGACACCCGGGACATCGCGGCGGCGGCCGGGGCCCGCGTCGTCGAGCAGTCCGGTAGCGGCAAGGGCCAGGCGGTCCGCGAGGCGGTCCGCCGGTGGATCGACGAACCGTACGTGCTGATGGCCGACGGCGACGCGACCTACCGGAGCGAAGAGGCCGACCGGATGCTCGAACCGCTCCTCTATGGCGACGCCGAGCACGTCATCGGCGACCGGTTCGCGAACATGCTCCCGGGGGCGATGACGCGGCTCAACATGGTCGGAAATCGATTCATCAACCGGGCGTTCGCGGTCATCCACGGCCGCGACATGGGGGACATCCTCTCGGGCTACCGCGCGTTCACCCGCGAGTCCTTCGAGCGGCTGTCGCTGTCCGCCGACGGCTTCGGCATCGAGACGGAGATGGCCGTCGAGTGTGTCAAGCACAACGTCCGGACAGCGGTCGTGCCGATAACGTACGAACCCCGGCCCGAGGAGTCCGACACGAACCTGCACCCGCTGCGCGACGGCGCGACCATCATCCTCACGCTCTACCAGATGGCGAAGACGAACAACCCGCTCTTTTACTTCGGGAGCGTCGGCCTGAGCTCGATTCTGCTGGGGGCCGTGCTCGCGGCCTACGTCGCCTACGACTGGTTCGTCAACAGCACCTCCCACGAGGTCATCGCGTTGGTCGGCGGCGTCGCCATCCTGCTCGGCCTCCAGTTGCTGATGTTCGGCGTCCTCTCGGATATGATCGTCGCGGTGAATCGCGAACAGACGCGCCAGCTCGAAGACATCGCCCGGAAGCTGACCGAGGAGGACGGGAGCGACCAGCGGTCGGGGAGCGTCGAGACGGAGCCGACGGTGACCACAAGCGAGTCGAAAGACTGA
- a CDS encoding sulfatase translates to MPGDPNVLLVVLDSARARNCSLYGHANETTPFLESFADADATVYEQARAPGARSVTSHASLFSGLHVEEHGIVSAGHRLDPSVSVFSTLRDAGYETGVFTENDWLTAVDVGLKDGFDTVVGARNVPFPAGMNPHEFVSNEGQGQYGAFVKAALGSDQPLQSLANGVATKVQSDYKRFLPDGVRSSTPADVYVDAFLDWSERREGPWAACVNLMDAHIPYEPAREYDEWGGAKARSLQSAFEDQKWSFNAGDRPWWQKRAVESLYDGAIRQLDAELERLVGALRDRGDLDDTLLVITSDHGEGFGEPSRLRPGVRVAEHGVAIHEVLFHVPLVVRQPGQTDPARFDEPVSLTAFPDVVAGARDGERTPGAFRSDDPVITTAVGLDEPLQERAGKYVDDLSPWLGTSRAVYERDGDVVHKYCAKDGGAVTVDVRDAQTSYRTSDEGLARVEAAFADVEQLGVREDGEDFDELDSATYDRLADLGYV, encoded by the coding sequence ATGCCTGGTGACCCGAACGTCCTCCTGGTCGTCCTCGACAGCGCTCGCGCGCGGAATTGCAGCCTCTACGGGCACGCGAACGAGACGACCCCGTTCCTCGAGTCGTTCGCCGATGCCGACGCGACGGTCTACGAACAGGCACGTGCGCCCGGCGCCAGGAGCGTGACGAGCCACGCGAGCCTCTTCTCGGGGCTCCACGTCGAGGAACACGGCATCGTCTCCGCGGGCCACCGGCTCGACCCGTCGGTTTCTGTCTTCTCGACGCTCCGGGATGCCGGCTACGAGACGGGCGTCTTCACGGAGAACGACTGGCTGACGGCGGTCGACGTCGGTCTCAAAGACGGGTTCGACACCGTCGTCGGCGCGCGGAACGTCCCGTTCCCGGCGGGGATGAACCCCCACGAGTTCGTCTCGAACGAGGGGCAGGGCCAGTACGGCGCCTTCGTCAAAGCGGCACTCGGGAGCGACCAGCCGTTGCAGTCGCTGGCCAACGGCGTCGCGACGAAGGTCCAGTCGGACTACAAGCGCTTCCTCCCGGACGGCGTCCGGTCGTCGACGCCGGCCGACGTCTACGTCGACGCGTTCCTCGACTGGAGCGAGCGACGGGAGGGGCCGTGGGCGGCGTGTGTCAACCTGATGGACGCACACATCCCCTACGAACCCGCACGCGAGTACGACGAGTGGGGCGGGGCGAAGGCCCGGAGTCTGCAGTCCGCATTCGAGGACCAGAAGTGGTCGTTCAACGCTGGCGACCGGCCCTGGTGGCAAAAGCGGGCCGTCGAGTCGCTCTACGACGGGGCGATACGACAGCTCGACGCCGAACTGGAACGACTCGTCGGCGCGCTTCGGGACCGAGGGGATCTCGACGACACGCTGCTCGTGATCACGAGCGACCACGGCGAGGGCTTCGGCGAACCGAGTCGTCTCCGCCCGGGCGTCCGCGTCGCCGAACACGGTGTCGCGATCCACGAGGTACTGTTCCACGTCCCGCTCGTGGTCCGCCAGCCCGGACAGACGGACCCAGCGCGGTTCGACGAGCCCGTCTCACTCACCGCGTTCCCGGACGTCGTCGCGGGGGCCCGGGACGGTGAGAGGACCCCCGGTGCGTTCCGCTCAGACGACCCGGTCATCACGACGGCGGTCGGACTCGACGAACCGCTGCAGGAGCGGGCCGGGAAGTACGTCGACGACCTCTCGCCGTGGCTCGGGACGTCTCGGGCGGTCTACGAGCGCGACGGCGACGTCGTTCACAAGTACTGTGCCAAGGACGGGGGGGCCGTGACCGTGGACGTACGGGACGCACAGACGAGTTACCGGACGTCGGACGAGGGCCTGGCGCGCGTCGAGGCGGCGTTCGCCGACGTCGAGCAACTCGGCGTCCGCGAAGACGGCGAGGACTTCGACGAACTGGATAGCGCGACGTACGACCGGCTTGCGGACCTGGGCTACGTGTAG
- a CDS encoding YlbF family regulator has product MSIETDTATEEAGDRVDQLAREFGEAIADLPVYQRYQEAKAAVEADEEAQAAIQEFEQIREEYMLARQTGRATQEDLRSVQAAQEDLHEMPVMSEYLEVQNELELRLQELNELVSAELTVDFGGKAGGCCED; this is encoded by the coding sequence ATGAGCATCGAGACCGACACTGCGACCGAAGAGGCCGGCGACCGGGTCGACCAGCTCGCACGCGAGTTCGGCGAGGCCATCGCGGACCTGCCGGTCTACCAGCGCTACCAGGAGGCCAAGGCGGCCGTCGAGGCCGACGAGGAGGCCCAGGCGGCCATCCAGGAGTTCGAGCAGATCCGCGAGGAGTACATGCTGGCCCGACAGACCGGCCGCGCCACCCAGGAGGACCTCCGGTCGGTCCAGGCGGCTCAGGAGGACCTACACGAGATGCCCGTGATGAGCGAGTACCTCGAGGTGCAAAACGAGCTCGAACTGCGCCTGCAGGAACTCAACGAACTCGTCTCCGCGGAACTGACCGTCGACTTCGGCGGGAAGGCCGGCGGCTGCTGTGAGGACTGA
- a CDS encoding ABC transporter permease — protein sequence MTSDDHSDGSRSDPAVESDGGYTSAAATGELRADGGRLRLPDWPVLTVAAREYRLAVRSRWALGVVLLFGLFSGAVVQFGATSVGPGRFDAVVATLAELGVYLVPLAALAFGYDTIVGADEQGSLELLLSLPVSQGRVVTGAYLGRSAVLGGAMLLGFVPGALLTVRYLGLGSLGTYAAVALTAVLMACAVLAVAVLVSTLVAEKAHALGVALALWLWMALLHDLVALGVVATLDAGGTAVAAAVLLNPVDCFRVLALSQVDVVAGGFGAVMAQAGLSVPVVGAALLGWTVVPMALASRAISRRRL from the coding sequence GTGACCTCCGACGACCACAGCGACGGGAGCCGATCCGACCCGGCGGTCGAATCCGACGGCGGGTACACCTCGGCGGCGGCCACCGGCGAACTGCGAGCGGACGGCGGCCGTCTCCGACTGCCCGACTGGCCGGTGCTCACCGTCGCCGCCCGCGAGTACCGCCTCGCGGTGCGGAGTCGCTGGGCGCTCGGCGTCGTCTTGCTGTTCGGGCTGTTCAGCGGCGCGGTCGTCCAGTTCGGGGCCACGTCCGTCGGTCCCGGCCGCTTCGACGCCGTCGTCGCGACGCTGGCCGAACTGGGCGTCTACCTGGTACCGCTGGCCGCGCTCGCCTTCGGCTACGATACGATCGTCGGGGCCGACGAGCAGGGGTCGCTCGAACTCCTGCTGTCGCTCCCGGTGTCCCAGGGTCGGGTCGTCACCGGGGCGTACCTCGGCCGGTCGGCGGTGCTGGGCGGCGCGATGTTGCTCGGGTTCGTCCCCGGCGCGCTGCTCACCGTCAGGTACCTGGGACTCGGGAGCCTCGGGACGTACGCGGCCGTCGCCCTGACGGCGGTGCTGATGGCCTGCGCGGTGCTCGCCGTCGCCGTCCTCGTCTCGACGCTCGTCGCCGAGAAGGCCCACGCGCTCGGCGTCGCGCTGGCGCTGTGGCTGTGGATGGCCCTGTTGCACGACCTGGTGGCGCTGGGCGTGGTCGCCACGCTTGACGCAGGCGGAACCGCCGTCGCCGCGGCCGTCCTGCTCAATCCCGTCGACTGCTTCCGGGTCCTGGCGCTCTCGCAGGTCGACGTCGTCGCCGGCGGGTTCGGTGCCGTCATGGCCCAGGCCGGCCTCTCGGTGCCCGTCGTCGGCGCGGCGCTGCTCGGCTGGACCGTCGTGCCGATGGCCCTGGCGAGTCGGGCCATCTCCCGGCGCCGACTCTGA
- a CDS encoding ABC transporter ATP-binding protein → MNAIDIEDVTKRYGDVQALDGLSLSVERGTTLGVFGTNGAGKTTLFKLLVGLNRPDDGTVRVAGLDPADGTAVRERVRYLPEHAGFPPNLTGREILRFHARMRSVPGEQRAHHVERILHTVGLAEAADRPVSGYSNGMNRRLGLGTTLVGDPAVLILDEPTAGLDPEGIQAFHDIVESLAAETEVTIVFSSHALSEIEQLCDQAVVVADGRVAMRGPVETLRRAAGDEVTIRLTLADADEAQRATATLRDDPHAENVAWNGPRLEATCHPDAAYDLLTGVQSRYDVDRFEVREPGLEAAFHEAVGTASRAPRPETGRDDVQGGETA, encoded by the coding sequence ATGAACGCGATTGACATCGAGGACGTGACGAAGCGATACGGCGACGTGCAGGCCCTCGACGGGCTCAGTCTGTCCGTTGAGCGGGGGACGACCCTGGGCGTGTTCGGCACCAACGGCGCCGGCAAGACCACGCTGTTCAAGCTGCTCGTTGGCCTGAACCGGCCCGACGACGGGACCGTCCGCGTCGCGGGCCTGGACCCGGCCGACGGGACGGCGGTCCGCGAGCGGGTGCGCTACCTCCCGGAACACGCGGGCTTCCCGCCGAACCTCACCGGCCGCGAGATACTTCGCTTCCACGCCCGGATGCGGTCGGTGCCCGGCGAGCAGCGGGCCCATCACGTCGAGCGCATCCTCCACACCGTCGGGCTGGCCGAGGCGGCCGACCGCCCTGTCAGTGGCTACTCCAACGGGATGAACCGCCGCCTCGGCCTGGGGACGACCCTGGTCGGCGATCCGGCGGTGCTGATCCTCGACGAACCGACCGCCGGCCTCGACCCCGAGGGCATCCAGGCCTTCCACGACATCGTCGAGTCGCTGGCGGCCGAAACCGAGGTGACGATCGTCTTCTCATCGCACGCGCTGAGTGAAATCGAACAGCTCTGCGACCAGGCCGTCGTCGTCGCCGACGGCAGGGTCGCGATGCGCGGCCCGGTCGAGACGCTCCGGCGGGCGGCCGGCGACGAGGTGACGATCCGCCTCACGCTGGCCGACGCCGACGAGGCCCAGCGAGCGACGGCGACGCTCCGCGACGACCCACACGCCGAGAACGTCGCCTGGAACGGCCCGCGTCTCGAAGCGACCTGCCACCCCGACGCCGCCTACGATCTGTTGACGGGCGTCCAGAGCCGGTACGACGTCGACCGCTTCGAGGTGCGTGAACCCGGACTGGAGGCTGCCTTCCACGAGGCCGTGGGGACCGCATCGAGGGCCCCCCGGCCCGAGACCGGACGTGACGACGTCCAGGGAGGTGAGACGGCGTGA
- a CDS encoding DoxX family protein has product MAFETAGSAEVFLLGRILFGGILAFMGLNHFLNGDQMIPYAEMKGLPAPALSVYLSGGLLASSGVLLILGAYPVLAAGALATFLLGSALTMHDFWAVPEDQQQDEMTQFLKNVAMAGGAFTLLALAGTNWPYSLGVGLF; this is encoded by the coding sequence ATGGCCTTCGAGACTGCCGGTTCGGCCGAGGTGTTCCTCCTCGGACGGATCCTGTTTGGCGGCATCCTGGCGTTCATGGGCCTGAACCACTTCCTGAACGGCGACCAGATGATCCCGTACGCAGAGATGAAAGGGCTCCCCGCGCCCGCGCTGTCGGTGTACCTCAGCGGTGGGCTGCTGGCGTCCAGCGGCGTGTTGCTCATCCTGGGTGCCTATCCGGTCCTCGCGGCCGGCGCACTCGCGACGTTCCTCCTCGGGTCGGCCCTGACGATGCACGACTTCTGGGCCGTCCCGGAGGACCAGCAGCAAGACGAGATGACGCAGTTCCTGAAGAACGTCGCGATGGCCGGCGGCGCGTTCACGCTGCTGGCCCTGGCGGGGACGAACTGGCCCTACAGCCTCGGCGTCGGCCTGTTCTGA
- a CDS encoding TrmB family transcriptional regulator: MADPSDVFERLGLTEYETTALEKLLSLGRTTAPNLASATGIPKARIYGVLDSLADRGFIKVVPGRPKEYQPKSPEAILDRAVENRRQSFEGFARDIDSHREAFLAEYRPRYERASEDISPTAELFHVVDVGDPSERETRRLYRAADETLRIITNSFAYLDSVAGALRDAVDADVDVAVLFLDPDWLPAEKAAVQAEVVDRLEQEYPAADVRFSEQRLPWRGTVADPSMDYDGGEAILLVEEPDVPNHMRQAALTDNGSFVAGMQRYFDLVWEYESREPADVYT, translated from the coding sequence ATGGCCGACCCGTCGGACGTGTTCGAGCGCCTGGGGCTGACCGAGTACGAGACGACTGCCCTGGAGAAACTGCTCTCGCTCGGTCGCACCACCGCGCCGAACCTCGCGTCGGCCACCGGTATCCCGAAGGCCCGCATCTACGGCGTTCTCGACTCGCTGGCCGACCGGGGGTTCATCAAGGTCGTCCCCGGCCGTCCCAAGGAATATCAGCCCAAGTCCCCCGAGGCCATCCTCGACCGCGCGGTCGAGAACCGCCGGCAGTCCTTCGAGGGATTCGCCCGGGACATCGACAGCCACCGGGAGGCGTTCCTCGCGGAGTATCGCCCCCGGTACGAGCGGGCCAGCGAGGACATCTCGCCGACTGCGGAGCTGTTCCACGTCGTCGACGTCGGCGACCCCAGCGAGCGCGAGACGCGACGGCTCTACCGCGCCGCCGACGAGACGCTGCGCATCATCACGAACAGTTTCGCGTACCTCGACAGTGTCGCCGGCGCACTCCGGGACGCGGTCGACGCGGACGTCGACGTCGCGGTGCTGTTCCTCGACCCCGACTGGTTGCCAGCCGAGAAGGCCGCCGTCCAGGCCGAGGTGGTCGACCGACTCGAACAGGAGTATCCGGCCGCCGACGTTCGCTTCAGCGAGCAGCGCCTCCCCTGGCGTGGCACCGTCGCCGACCCGAGCATGGACTACGACGGCGGCGAGGCCATCCTGCTCGTCGAGGAACCCGACGTCCCGAACCACATGCGACAGGCGGCACTGACCGACAACGGCTCGTTCGTGGCCGGGATGCAACGGTACTTCGACCTGGTCTGGGAGTACGAGAGCCGAGAGCCGGCGGACGTCTACACGTAG
- a CDS encoding MBL fold metallo-hydrolase: MPIESDWDDWLPRAIEDADPDGLAVWFLGCNGFAVKSSGGTTVFVDPYLGIGDPPRTVRMIPVPFNPEDVIEADAVLGTHEHTDHVHGPSQAPILAGTNADYYTTDSGHKVVSEERWLENWAVTDDQLHEVSEGDTVELGDLTIHVEPANDPDAEHPVSFVFEHEAGTFFHGGDARPGEFGPVGEAYDIDLGALAFGTVGMIADSETGEPARTRWYSDENMIIEAANELQLDALLPAHWDMWKGMTTEPTVLHNHANSFEYPRSLEIVEIGDRVDL; this comes from the coding sequence ATGCCCATCGAATCCGACTGGGACGACTGGCTCCCGCGCGCTATCGAAGACGCCGACCCCGACGGCCTCGCCGTCTGGTTCCTCGGCTGCAACGGCTTCGCCGTGAAATCCAGCGGCGGCACGACGGTGTTCGTCGACCCGTATCTCGGCATCGGCGACCCCCCGCGGACCGTCCGGATGATTCCGGTGCCGTTCAACCCCGAGGACGTCATCGAGGCCGACGCGGTCCTGGGCACACACGAGCACACGGACCACGTCCACGGCCCGTCCCAGGCGCCCATCCTCGCCGGGACGAACGCCGACTACTACACCACGGACAGCGGTCACAAGGTCGTCAGCGAGGAGCGGTGGCTCGAGAACTGGGCAGTCACGGACGACCAGCTCCACGAGGTCAGCGAGGGCGACACCGTCGAACTGGGCGACCTCACGATACACGTCGAACCGGCCAACGACCCCGACGCCGAACACCCCGTGTCGTTCGTCTTCGAGCACGAGGCGGGGACCTTCTTCCACGGCGGCGACGCCCGGCCCGGCGAGTTCGGGCCGGTCGGCGAGGCCTACGATATCGACCTCGGCGCACTCGCGTTCGGGACCGTCGGCATGATAGCCGACAGCGAGACCGGCGAACCGGCGCGAACGCGGTGGTACAGCGACGAGAACATGATAATCGAGGCGGCCAACGAGCTCCAGCTCGACGCCCTCCTGCCGGCCCACTGGGACATGTGGAAAGGGATGACGACAGAGCCGACCGTGCTGCACAACCACGCGAACAGCTTCGAGTATCCCCGTTCGCTGGAGATCGTCGAGATCGGGGACCGCGTCGACCTGTAG
- a CDS encoding winged helix-turn-helix transcriptional regulator, with translation MSSDVFTDAVEEETGPCAVVESIDQIGSRWRLVVLHELQDGERRFNELKRATDASSRTLSRVLDDLQETDFVERRLEEDAPVATYYRLTSKGRSLCPVFEEIEAWADEWLATEAE, from the coding sequence ATGTCATCTGACGTATTCACAGACGCTGTCGAGGAAGAGACCGGGCCGTGTGCCGTCGTCGAGTCGATCGACCAGATCGGGTCGCGCTGGCGCCTGGTCGTGCTCCACGAACTCCAGGACGGGGAACGACGCTTCAACGAACTCAAGCGGGCGACCGACGCGAGCTCGCGGACGCTCTCGCGCGTGCTCGACGACCTCCAGGAGACCGACTTCGTCGAACGCCGCCTGGAGGAAGACGCACCCGTCGCGACGTACTACCGACTCACCTCCAAGGGGCGGTCGCTCTGTCCGGTCTTCGAGGAGATCGAGGCGTGGGCCGACGAGTGGCTCGCGACCGAGGCCGAGTGA
- a CDS encoding METTL5 family protein, with translation MPTKSALAQQLAVVAGFENPRAGLEQYRTPPELAAHLVHTADLQGDVEGRIVVDLGCGTGMLALGAALRSPETVVGVDIDPAPLATARQNERKVGSTTSVSWVRGDATAAPLCPPVEDTTVVMNPPFGAQSGNEHADRRFLETAAEISTVSYSVHNEGSREFVESFAADNGGKVTHAFETEFELPRQFDFHDEEARVITAEVFRVAWQ, from the coding sequence ATGCCGACGAAGAGCGCCCTCGCCCAGCAACTCGCCGTCGTCGCCGGGTTCGAGAACCCACGGGCCGGTCTGGAACAGTATCGGACGCCGCCCGAGCTGGCGGCTCACCTCGTCCACACGGCCGACCTGCAGGGGGACGTCGAGGGCCGCATCGTCGTCGACCTCGGGTGTGGCACCGGGATGCTCGCGCTCGGCGCGGCGCTCCGGTCGCCCGAGACGGTCGTCGGGGTCGACATCGACCCCGCGCCGCTCGCGACCGCCCGGCAGAACGAGCGCAAGGTCGGGTCGACTACATCGGTCTCGTGGGTGCGCGGCGACGCCACGGCGGCGCCTCTGTGCCCGCCCGTCGAAGACACGACGGTGGTGATGAACCCGCCCTTCGGCGCCCAGTCGGGCAACGAACACGCCGACCGGCGGTTCCTGGAGACGGCCGCCGAGATCTCGACGGTCTCCTACTCGGTCCACAACGAGGGCAGCCGGGAGTTCGTCGAGTCCTTCGCGGCCGACAACGGCGGCAAGGTGACCCACGCCTTCGAGACGGAGTTCGAGCTCCCCCGCCAGTTCGACTTCCACGACGAGGAGGCACGTGTCATCACCGCCGAGGTCTTCCGCGTCGCCTGGCAGTGA